A single genomic interval of Dysidea avara chromosome 6, odDysAvar1.4, whole genome shotgun sequence harbors:
- the LOC136257485 gene encoding quinone oxidoreductase-like protein 1 isoform X2: MAKTLQQSVLPMDTTCSGCADHCVIPKYCLVKKPKTVSHIDCAAVMEPGIMSLTIILHQARLTPGSTVLIFSGCSATGVTLMQLFASYGAKVIAVVDNSDGAKLLSSLEPWPSWIIDMSSQEKSLVDICLQETGGLGVDCVVDGGQCWFL, encoded by the exons ATGGCCAAGACACTACAACAAA GTGTGTTGCCAATGGATACAACATGTTCAGGTTGTGCTGATCATTGTGTAATACCAAAGTATTGTCTGGTGAAGAAGCCCAAGACAGTCAGCCATATTGACTGTGCTGCAGTAATGGAGCCCGGTATAATGAGTCTGACCATCATTTTGCATCAAGCACGTCTCACTCCTGGGAGCACTGTTCTCATTTTCTCTGGTTGTTCAGCCACTGGTGTGACTCTGATGCAACTGTTTGCATCATATGGTGCAAAGGTGATTGCTGTGGTTGATAATAGTGATGGTGCTAAGCTGTTGTCATCTTTGGAGCCATGGCCATCATGGATCATTGACATGTCCTCCCAAGAGAAGTCACTAGTTGATATTTGCCTGCAGGAAACTGGAGGACTAGGAGTGGACTGTGTTGTGGATGGtggacagtgttgg
- the LOC136257485 gene encoding quinone oxidoreductase-like protein 1 isoform X1, translated as MAKTLQQSVLPMDTTCSGCADHCVIPKYCLVKKPKTVSHIDCAAVMEPGIMSLTIILHQARLTPGSTVLIFSGCSATGVTLMQLFASYGAKVIAVVDNSDGAKLLSSLEPWPSWIIDMSSQEKSLVDICLQETGGLGVDCVVDGGQCWLLQVTHWIHMFS; from the exons ATGGCCAAGACACTACAACAAA GTGTGTTGCCAATGGATACAACATGTTCAGGTTGTGCTGATCATTGTGTAATACCAAAGTATTGTCTGGTGAAGAAGCCCAAGACAGTCAGCCATATTGACTGTGCTGCAGTAATGGAGCCCGGTATAATGAGTCTGACCATCATTTTGCATCAAGCACGTCTCACTCCTGGGAGCACTGTTCTCATTTTCTCTGGTTGTTCAGCCACTGGTGTGACTCTGATGCAACTGTTTGCATCATATGGTGCAAAGGTGATTGCTGTGGTTGATAATAGTGATGGTGCTAAGCTGTTGTCATCTTTGGAGCCATGGCCATCATGGATCATTGACATGTCCTCCCAAGAGAAGTCACTAGTTGATATTTGCCTGCAGGAAACTGGAGGACTAGGAGTGGACTGTGTTGTGGATGGtggacagtgttgg
- the LOC136259215 gene encoding uncharacterized protein: MLARRLGRQPELLTLYNTIIVEQEQHGFIEKVDPSDVENKRTHYIPHHPVHKNSPTTPARIIYNCSYRQSKQDVSLNDCLMVGNPPLNDLCGILVRFRLHRYAISTDIEKAFLHVNLNEQDQDFTRFLWLLNPKDPESTFTTYRFKVVLFGSTSSPFYHLNLYRFTVSDDMKHNLYADNIISGCQTKEEILHYYATARAILKETNFNLRSWATNSHKLQEKALD; this comes from the coding sequence ATGCTAGCGAGAAGGTTGGGACGTCAACCAGAATTACTCACACTCTACAATACAATCATAGTTGAGCAGGAGCAACATGGCTTCATCGAGAAGGTTGACCCATCAGATGTGGAGAACAAAAGAACACACTACATACCACACCATCCAGTTCACAAAAACTCGCCCACTACCCCAGCGAGAATCATATATAATTGCAGTTACCGTCAGTCAAAGCAAGATGTTAGCTTGAATGATTGCCTAATGGTTGGCAATCCACCCTTAAATGATCTTTGCGGCATACTTGTACGTTTTCGTCTACACCGTTATGCAATATCCACAGATATTGAGAAGGCCTTCCTTCATGTGAACCTGAATGAACAAGACCAAGACTTTACCAGATTTTTATGGCTATTGAACCCCAAGGACCCAGAGAGTACATTCACCACTTATAGATTTAAGGTGGTACTGTTTGGTTCTACTAGCTCTCCATTCTACCACCTCAACTTGTACAGATTTACAGTTTCAGATGACATGAAACATAATTTGTATGCAGATAATATCATTTCAGGATGTCAAACTAAAGAAGAGATTCTTCACTATTATGCAACTGCAAGAGCCATTCTGAAGGAAACCAATTTCAATTTGCGATCATGGGCGACAAACAGTCATAAACTACAGGAAAAGGccctggattga